The genomic DNA TCGCGTGCAAGCCGTCGTGGCTGGCTAATGCCTAACACCTCTCTGGGAGGTGGTCCCCACAATACCCGGTACTTACCTCGTGTTGCGTAGCTACTTCGTCAGGATCAGCTTGCCGAGGCGCGTCGCACGCAACTGGTACGTCTCGCCGTTGTGCACGATGCTGATGTGACTCTGGCCTTGCAGCAGTGCATCGCTGCGCACGACCCGTTCCGACGTCTCGCCCGGACCGCTGGCGCGCTCCGCGGCCGGTTTCGCAGCGGGCGCAGCCGTCGTCGAAGCTTTCGGGCGGCTGATCAGCGCGGCCGCCGGGCGGCGCAGGCTGAGTGTGGAGGAGCGAGTCATATCGGTCATTCGTTTTAGCTTGTTCGTCGATTCGATGGGTTGATTCTAAATGATAACCATTCCTATTTACAAGGCTGAAAAATTGATCGGATTCGGCTGCTGATAGCGGGATGAAAGAGCGGCTAGACGATTCCAGGGGGCCATCCTGGACATGGCCCCGCGATGGCGCGGGCAGAGCGCCCGCGCGGCATGTCAGTGCAAAGGTCCCGGTTGCTGTTTGCCCGCGACGTACTGGCGGATCAGTCGAACCGTGTCGATATCGTTCTCGCGATACGCGGACTTGACGATCTCCTGCGTCTGCACGGCATCCTGATCGGTCGAGACGG from Paraburkholderia sp. HP33-1 includes the following:
- a CDS encoding hemin uptake protein HemP, which translates into the protein MTDMTRSSTLSLRRPAAALISRPKASTTAAPAAKPAAERASGPGETSERVVRSDALLQGQSHISIVHNGETYQLRATRLGKLILTK